A genome region from Gossypium hirsutum isolate 1008001.06 chromosome A04, Gossypium_hirsutum_v2.1, whole genome shotgun sequence includes the following:
- the LOC107941771 gene encoding sugar transporter ERD6-like 14 isoform X4, translated as MILQTATIPALLQLLLLFFIPESPQWLPLRIFLCGQNLVVRKSLKPLCCASGEIKLIFLMKQLKQKIMSEGILDIFQKKYVQPLFTIAGVLVLMNLGGINALTYYSGAIFVSADIEGAAGDSISSSWKSQGLALLQVERYLMLHSMVIHLSRNLNFMLWKQVFVATLCTSFFNHDC; from the exons ATGATTTTACAAACAGCCACGATTCCCGCTCTGCTTCAACTCCTACTTCTCTTCTTCATACCAGAATCTCCTCAATGGCTG CCACTGAGAATATTTCTGTGCGGGCAAAATTTGGTCGTGAGAAAGAGCTTGAAGCCGCTTTGTTGTGCCTCAGGGGAGATAAAGCTGATATTTCTCATGAAGCAACTGAAACAAAA GATTATGAGTGAAGGAATTTTAGACATATTTCAAAAGAAGTATGTTCAGCCATTATTT ACTATTGCTGGAGTGTTGGTCCTGATGAATTTGGGAGGAATCAATGCACTTACATATTATTCTGGTGCTATTTTTGTCTCAGCTG ATATTGAAGGTGCGGCAGGggattcaatctcttcaagctggAAAAGCCAAGGCTTAGCACTTCTTCAAGTGGAACGTTATCTAATGTTGCATTCCATGGTCATTCATCTTAGTCGGAACTTGAATTTTATGTTATGGAAACAGGTTTTTGTAGCTACCTTGTGTACCAGCTTCTTTAACCATGATTGTTAA
- the LOC107941771 gene encoding sugar transporter ERD6-like 5 isoform X5, whose product MFVVGSFVHWRTLALLATIPALLQLLLLFFIPESPQWLPLRIFLCGQNLVVRKSLKPLCCASGEIKLIFLMKQLKQKIMSEGILDIFQKKYVQPLFTIAGVLVLMNLGGINALTYYSGAIFVSAGVSSMVGLITLAATQILKVRQGIQSLQAGKAKA is encoded by the exons ATGTTTGTTGTTGGTTCCTTTGTCCATTGGCGCACATTGGCTCTGTTAG CCACGATTCCCGCTCTGCTTCAACTCCTACTTCTCTTCTTCATACCAGAATCTCCTCAATGGCTG CCACTGAGAATATTTCTGTGCGGGCAAAATTTGGTCGTGAGAAAGAGCTTGAAGCCGCTTTGTTGTGCCTCAGGGGAGATAAAGCTGATATTTCTCATGAAGCAACTGAAACAAAA GATTATGAGTGAAGGAATTTTAGACATATTTCAAAAGAAGTATGTTCAGCCATTATTT ACTATTGCTGGAGTGTTGGTCCTGATGAATTTGGGAGGAATCAATGCACTTACATATTATTCTGGTGCTATTTTTGTCTCAGCTG GTGTATCTAGCATGGTTGGGCTCATCACACTAGCTGCTACTCAG ATATTGAAGGTGCGGCAGGggattcaatctcttcaagctggAAAAGCCAAGGCTTAG
- the LOC107941771 gene encoding eukaryotic peptide chain release factor GTP-binding subunit ERF3B isoform X2, translating to MSTEAAKRSTTGALMMKQRKTDELKPSPALTAEPKKVIIKSADMKDDMQKKAVNIAISAFEKNNVEKDVAEYIKKDFNKKHGPTWHCIVGRNFDAGKSTTGGQILFLSGQIDDLTIQKYEKEAKDKSRESWYMAYIMDTNEEERVKGKTVEVGRAHFETEITRFTILDAPGILCIGFLKCSRQQKEITREQAVQAQEWFNLKMLPCASRVQSC from the exons ATGAGTACTGAAGCAGCTAAGAGAAGCACCACCGGAGCTCTGATGATGAAACAACGGAAAACCGATGAATTGAAGCCTTCTCCGGCGCTTACTGCAGAACCCAAGAAAGTTATTATCAAAAGCGCCGACATGAAAGACGACATGCAAAAAAAGGCCGTCAATATAGCCATATCT GCTTTCGAGAAGAACAATGTAGAGAAAGATGTAGCAGAGTACATTAAGAAAGATTTCAACAAGAAACATGGACCTACTTGGCATTGCATTGTTGGTCGCAATTTTG ATGCTGGTAAGTCTACAACTGGAGGCCAGATACTCTTCCTCAGTGGTCAGATCGATGACCTTACAATCCAGAAGTATGAGAAAGAAGCGAAGGATAAAAGTAGAGAAAGCTG GTATATGGCTTATATTATGGACACTAATGAAGAAGAGAGAGTTAAG GGTAAAACTGTTGAGGTTGGAAGAGCACACTTTGAGACTGAGATCACTAGATTTACTATTTTGGATGCGCCA GGAATCTTATGCATTGGCTTTCTCAAATGTTCTCGCCAGCAAAAGGAAATTACAAGGGAACAAGCAGTTCAAGCTCAAGAATGGTTCAACTTAAAGATGCTTCCTT GTGCTTCGAGAGTTCAATCATGTTAA
- the LOC107941771 gene encoding eukaryotic peptide chain release factor GTP-binding subunit ERF3B isoform X1: protein MSTEAAKRSTTGALMMKQRKTDELKPSPALTAEPKKVIIKSADMKDDMQKKAVNIAISAFEKNNVEKDVAEYIKKDFNKKHGPTWHCIVGRNFDAGKSTTGGQILFLSGQIDDLTIQKYEKEAKDKSRESWYMAYIMDTNEEERVKGKTVEVGRAHFETEITRFTILDAPGILCIGFLKCSRQQKEITREQAVQAQEWFNLKMLPCTHSHPLYIFRCFLQVGY, encoded by the exons ATGAGTACTGAAGCAGCTAAGAGAAGCACCACCGGAGCTCTGATGATGAAACAACGGAAAACCGATGAATTGAAGCCTTCTCCGGCGCTTACTGCAGAACCCAAGAAAGTTATTATCAAAAGCGCCGACATGAAAGACGACATGCAAAAAAAGGCCGTCAATATAGCCATATCT GCTTTCGAGAAGAACAATGTAGAGAAAGATGTAGCAGAGTACATTAAGAAAGATTTCAACAAGAAACATGGACCTACTTGGCATTGCATTGTTGGTCGCAATTTTG ATGCTGGTAAGTCTACAACTGGAGGCCAGATACTCTTCCTCAGTGGTCAGATCGATGACCTTACAATCCAGAAGTATGAGAAAGAAGCGAAGGATAAAAGTAGAGAAAGCTG GTATATGGCTTATATTATGGACACTAATGAAGAAGAGAGAGTTAAG GGTAAAACTGTTGAGGTTGGAAGAGCACACTTTGAGACTGAGATCACTAGATTTACTATTTTGGATGCGCCA GGAATCTTATGCATTGGCTTTCTCAAATGTTCTCGCCAGCAAAAGGAAATTACAAGGGAACAAGCAGTTCAAGCTCAAGAATGGTTCAACTTAAAGATGCTTCCTTGTACTCATTCTCATCCTCTTTATATTTTCCGATGCTTTCTTCAAGTAGGATACTAA
- the LOC107941771 gene encoding eukaryotic peptide chain release factor GTP-binding subunit ERF3B isoform X3 translates to MSTEAAKRSTTGALMMKQRKTDELKPSPALTAEPKKVIIKSADMKDDMQKKAVNIAISAFEKNNVEKDVAEYIKKDFNKKHGPTWHCIVGRNFDAGKSTTGGQILFLSGQIDDLTIQKYEKEAKDKSRESWVKLLRLEEHTLRLRSLDLLFWMRQESYALAFSNVLASKRKLQGNKQFKLKNGST, encoded by the exons ATGAGTACTGAAGCAGCTAAGAGAAGCACCACCGGAGCTCTGATGATGAAACAACGGAAAACCGATGAATTGAAGCCTTCTCCGGCGCTTACTGCAGAACCCAAGAAAGTTATTATCAAAAGCGCCGACATGAAAGACGACATGCAAAAAAAGGCCGTCAATATAGCCATATCT GCTTTCGAGAAGAACAATGTAGAGAAAGATGTAGCAGAGTACATTAAGAAAGATTTCAACAAGAAACATGGACCTACTTGGCATTGCATTGTTGGTCGCAATTTTG ATGCTGGTAAGTCTACAACTGGAGGCCAGATACTCTTCCTCAGTGGTCAGATCGATGACCTTACAATCCAGAAGTATGAGAAAGAAGCGAAGGATAAAAGTAGAGAAAGCTG GGTAAAACTGTTGAGGTTGGAAGAGCACACTTTGAGACTGAGATCACTAGATTTACTATTTTGGATGCGCCA GGAATCTTATGCATTGGCTTTCTCAAATGTTCTCGCCAGCAAAAGGAAATTACAAGGGAACAAGCAGTTCAAGCTCAAGAATGGTTCAACTTAA
- the LOC121227993 gene encoding uncharacterized protein, with product MTKAEVTVLHVAAEMDICWCYSLNITLLLTILTYSFWIKPALFFWMTNPSAVLAIEKENETRYLLNGGNASSIKVGSDVYVNVNGKDSDNGVVVEWGGNCIVEEDHEVKSGSDLVTITMNQQAVEKPVEEKGGYAKEKLGDRDDCLANGITKQSASEAAAVIDSSVEQSDDKVDDLVNGVSTDDDATHKVSVNSISSNPIVSVGGISFVVDVQSNQYSGNLADLEMASKLVGKSLDVVSGLKSKTNVSSDSISVVESNPAEKTCGVTNGGIQFGSFDDKAERETPFNYMIRVPRNDDERLKVMIRLARNKVDEKIRIQRMLHVDMQSTWVTSEEYRNDFSDAVFQEQVARDLHRSKCQEIEWMQSVIDIEDIQVKIRNMEWTIQHQTLPLKDEKLSSTMSRQEENQQGLDRKERLKSLKKEADQLRANLINAVAITEVTRRKYYKESEKLSESLYLLKAADDNQEEATVEVGQHVAQGAAKEETMQPEPSASVEDNTAVPFWWQLQQQHSCNHAIMHEHASDRASQLKHVIVQGLFVLQASSLGAEASIESCLNLAHNPNKNQHFRQYRDEFIKANELGWKGDKVALQNFCINQVEKFMDLWKNNDAFQKEYVRCNERSTLWRLRTLDGRSLGPGEVPPVIPQAVNGRAVMDYTMSGLNLEGRTQEEVAVEKAVKVLAAKVVEQKKFMKSAPPESVSATASNRDKIKEAEEEKLERMRKRNRTGR from the exons ATGACGAAAGCGGAGGTGACGGTGTTGCATGTAGCCGCGGAGATGGATATTTGTTGGTGCT actctctcaacatAACCCTTCTTCTTACAATACTGACATACAGCTTCTGGATTAAGCCAGCACTTTTCTTCTGGATGACCAACCcttctgcagtgcttgcaa TTGAGAAAgagaatgaaacgagatatcttcTCAATGGCGGCAACGCGAGTAGCATTAAGGTTGGCTCTGATGTTTATGTTAACGTAAATGGAAAGGACTCCGATAATGGAGTTGTAGTGGAATGGGGTGGAAATTGCATTGTCGAAGAAGACCACGAAGTGAAATCCGGATCTGATTTGGTTACTATTACTATGAATCAGCAGGCGGTGGAGAAACCTGTTGAAGAAAAAGGAGGGTATGCTAAAGAAAAATTAGGGGATAGAGATGATTGTTTGGCTAATGGTATAACTAAACAATCTGCTTCGGAAGCTGCTGCTGTTATTGATTCCAGTGTTGAACAGAGTGATGATAAAGTCGATGATTTGGTTAATGGTGTATCTACGGATGATGATGCTACACATAAAGTCTCTGTTAACTCCATTAGTTCGAATCCTATAGTCTCTGTTGGTGGAATATCGTTTGTAGTTGATGTTCAAAGTAATCAGTATAGTGGTAATCTGGCTGATTTGGAGATGGCTTCCAAACTGGTTGGTAAGTCTTTGGACGTGGTTTCGGGTTTGAAATCGAAAACGAATGTTAGTTCTGATTCTATATCGGTTGTAGAAAGTAATCCTGCAGAGAAAACTTGTGGTGTTACAAACGGAGGAATTCAGTTTGGTAGTTTCGACGACAAGGCTGAAAGGGAAACACCGTTCAACTACATGATCAGGGTCCCGAGAAACGACGATGAAAGGTTGAAAGTAATGATAAGACTTGCTCGAAATAAGGTTGATGAGAAGATTCGAATTCAACGTATGCTTCATGTCGATATGCAAAGCACGTGG GTTACTTCTGAGGAATATCGCAATGATTTTAGTGATGCTGTATTTCAAGAACAAGTGGCTCGAGACTTGCATAGGTCCAAATGTCAGGAAATAGAGTGGATGCAATCCGTGATTGATATTGAAGATATTCAAGTCAAG ATACGAAACATGGAATGGACAATACAACACCAAACTCTACCGCTAAAGGATGAAAAGCTGTCATCTACCATGAGTAGACAGGAAGAAAATCAACAAGGTTTGGACCGGAAAGAGCGTCTGAag TCTTTAAAGAAGGAAGCTGATCAATTGAGAGCCAACCTCATAAACGCTGTGGCGATCACTGAGGTAACTAGGAGGAAATACTATAAGGAAAGCGAAAAGTTAAGCGAATCGCTGTACCTGCTCAAAGCTGCAGATGACAACCAAGAAGAAGC TACCGTTGAAGTTGGCCAGCATGTGGCACAAGGAGCAGCCAAGGAAGAAACCATGCAGCCCGAGCCAAGCGCATCAGTTGAAGACAATACAGCTGTTCcattttg GTGGCAACTACAGCAGCAACATTCATGCAACCATGCAATCATGCACGAGCATGCAAGTGACCGAGCATCACAGCTGAAGCATGTTATTGTCCAAGGA TTGTTTGTTCTGCAAGCTTCGAGCCTTGGTGCTGAAGCTTCTATTGAATCTTGCTTAAACTTAGCTCATAATCCCAACAAGAACCAACACTTTCGACAGTACAGGGATGAATTTATTAAAGCGAATGAGTTGGGTTGGAAAGGGGATAAAGTGGCACTCCAAAATTTTTGTATTAACCAG GTGGAGAAATTTATGGACTTATGGAAAAACAACGACGCATTCCAAAAAGAATATGTTAGATGCAATGAAAGGAGCACACTTTGGAGACTGAGGACATTAGATGGACGTTCACTTGGTCCTGGTGAAGTGCCTCCTGTAATTCCTCAAGCAGTAAATGGAAGAGCGGTCATGGATTATACAATGTCCGGCTTAAATTTGGAAGGTCGAACACAAGAGGAAGTGGCGGTGGAAAAAGCTGTAAAGGTACTTGCGGCAAAGGTTGTGGAGCAAAAGAAGTTTATGAAATCTGCTCCTCCAGAAAGTGTTTCAGCAACTGCTTCTAATAGAGATAAAATCAAAGAGGCGGAAGAAGAGAAGCTGGAGAGAATGAGGAAGAGAAATCGGACAGGAAGGTAG